In the Triticum aestivum cultivar Chinese Spring chromosome 2B, IWGSC CS RefSeq v2.1, whole genome shotgun sequence genome, CCTGAGAAATGCTAATGATATAAATGCACCCACATAAGTTATTACGCTTGTGCACACAAGGGAGAAAATCACAAGATACCTGATTGGAGAGAATAATTTGCTCATTTAGGTGAGTGTATACAGTGGGAACAACCTGGAAAACAAGAGGGCAAAAGGAGAGCATGATAATATTATAATCATGTGTTCGGACAACAATCATATTGGAAGTACCAGGAATAACTGAACAAGGATCTAACAAAATCAGGAGCAAATGAGAAACGAAATTAGCAAGTTGAGCTGGCTTTGCAAGGACCGAGAAGACAAACCTTAACAAAGTATTGAGCCATTCCATACGATGAATGCTGGATCCATTGCGCCCTACACATTGGCCAAGTATGAAACGTCAAATCATCATTTTTTTTCtcaaacacacaaaaagatatGAAGAAATCAACAGCATTACAAACAAAACAAAATTTACCCGTCAAGGGGATTGATCACACCAGGAAAGGGTTCTCCAAAACTCAATTTATTTATCTTATGGCTGAGCTGGCATTATAAAGGATAAAAGGATAAGTTTGGATATTAAAGCAAGAATATTGGCAAGAAAAACCTAAATGTTCCCATCAGTACATCAAGTACAAAGAAATATTTACAGATTTCCTTAAGTATGATTACATTGAAGCTATCCTTTTGGAATGGAAGCAGATCGTGAACATGAACATTTGACTGCTGGAAGCTTTTCCCTGGAGCAAAGTGGAAATTCCCAGCAACCTTATTAATTTCCAGAATGCCATAAATGTTGCAGCCTTCACCTTCTTCATCCTTTATTGTTTGAAGGAAGCCCTCGCTTTTGCACTACAGAACAGTACACACCATACAAATTAAATTTCCTTGAAGGTGAAGGAAACACACAATTTACATGAAGGGTATCGTATGTTATATGCGTAGCCCTAAATTCATTGGTGTACCTGATCGATCGAATCTGGATTTGATACGCCCCAACCTTTTTTTCTGTATGCTTCACGGACATCTTCACACGAGTTACAACATTGTTCAGGAGACTGCATTCAAATAATATATTCAGTTAAAGTGCATACCAGAATAGCAAATGCGTTGAATGCAGGTAGCATTGTGGGAGCACTATTTAACAGCCTATTCATCTGAGtagaacacaacaacaacaacaacaacaacaacaacaacaacaacaacaacaacaacaacaacaacaacaacaaaatagaaGAGAAGCTGAAAATTCTTTGAGCAGAGAAGAAAGCACTGGTTGACATTAGGTATTAGTATTACATAAGTGAGTTGAAACATAGAAATTACACTCTCAAGCAGCATCGATGTAATGGAGAAACACAACAGATTGCCAGAAAGATATGGAATTAATAGTACAGTAAGCAACATGAAGAACATTGCTAATGAGAACAATTGAACagtatggttagaaaacataaaatGATCTGAGCCTGATCCAAGCCACACAAATATATGCGAATAACTCCAGCTGTAGCTGTCAGGTGCGCGTTTTGCTCCTTAACAAGTACGACTTGTGCATAACCCTGATGTAGTTATCAGGTGTGCCTTTTGCTCTATAACTTATAAGACTGAAACTAGTGGTGGCATAATTCACATCCAGAACTTCAAATGGAACATTTTAACGTAAACATGATAGAAAAATGTTGGAATCAGCCGAAAATTAAATATTTCAAAACTCATCAACAACAAAGAAGTTCATGTGGCAGTTTCTGAAAGGTAATGAGAACAAGATAGTGAACAATAGAATATTAAAAATTGCTGCAAGTCCAAGAGAAATCCCTAAGTTTTTGCATATTACGGGTAAGGAACGAAATACTATGTATAATAACAAATGAGCATACTTCTTGTGCACCATAACATGAGCCACAATAGGTCTCATTGTGTTCAAGCCTTCCACCATGATGTTGTAAAGGTTTTTCCACCTATAAAAGGTCAACAATAAAAAGAAAACATGAGTCTTCAGGTCTAATAAAATGTATCAGGAATTGAACAATACGCCACCTAGCTAGTAATTTACTCAACAATACATATGCAATGTCAGGTAACAGTTTAGATAATATGTGCAGAACAAATCCTCACAGCCTTTATGAAATGGATTTAGGCCATTTCCATGGCCACAAATGCATTCTTAATAGTTAAGGTGTATGATTATTTAGAAGAATGTAACTTTGGAATAAAGAACACTGTATTATAGAAGTTATAAGTGTAAGGTGTAATAGAAAAAATGAGTCACTGACCTTCATACCACCAACTGCATCTTGCTTAGTTGCAATAACATTGCCGTGTGCATCGATTCGCTGCTTGAATACATCATGTTTCTACATAGAGCATTATAGTGAAACAAGCTAGTTACTACAACCTGGCAGCCAGATAGATCAACCATAACTTGTACtgggtaaaaagaaaataaagaatatGCAAGATAGTGAGACAGAAACATTTGAAGCAGCATAGGTAGCAACAATAACAATACAAAAGTACATACCACATCAAGGTGCTCTTGTCCACTGATGTCCATCACATCAACACTAATTATAGAACACTGAAGGGCTGGAAAGGTGATATCAAACTGCATTTTGTAGTATCAGACCAAAGGTAGATGTTAGCAAGTGTCTGAACAGAAAGTAGTATATATCATTGGTTAACAATTATCATACATTCATACAAGATACTAATTCTTGAAAGAGAAGGCTCGGTGTGGGGAAATGATatgcaagaaaaagaaaaaacggttgGCAAGTCAAGTTAAAGAAAATTAGGTATGGGACGGTTGTTAGTAATTGGTGAAGTAAGAAAAAGAAACAGCTATTACATTTATGCGAAGTTTTTCTCCTCTTGAGGTATCAACCCTTAGTGTTGTCTCTGTAACTGCATGAAGATACAATCCTGCATGGTGAAACATCAACTGTTGAATATAGGATGATTAATGAATGGTAACAGAATACTTAACAGAGCATAGTTTAGGTTAATATTAATTCTCCTAATCTTCCGATTCCTGGACATTTCATGAAGTAAAATACATAAGCAAACTAAGACATGTGCATATTCACATGGTAGTCATGTGAAATTTGAAACACTAAGATCAAGCAGCTCTTTATTTTCTTCCTCGAATAATTTTACAGGTAAACTTAGTGTACTAATgattaagagcatctacaaccggagcCCTCAAAGCCGCCCCCAAACGCCCAGGCTGGACACTGGCGGGAGCTCAAGCTCCGCCGCGTCCGCTGCCAGCTCCTCCGGACCCTGCCGCCGCAATGCTCCTCCTCGCCCTCCCGCACATGCCCGTCCCGCTCCAGATCAGAGTAGGGTGGCTCCCTCCCGTTCCCCTCCTGCGCCAGCACCGCCCGGGCAGTGCTGGGTGCTCGTGCCCACGGCTCCTGTGCGGATGCGGATGCCGGAGTCGGAGGGCAAGGCCTCCCACGCGAGGCGCTCCTCCGCGAGGTCAAGCGCCCTTTGCTGACCACGGCGGAGTCGGACACCAGGCGCCTCCGGCGCAAAAATGTGAAGGCGCTCCAGCTCGGGCTCGAAGCTTCGGAGCACCTCGCGTGGGAGAAAGAGAAAGCCATGGCCAAGGCGGCCTGCCACGCGAAGGAGCAAGCCCGCGCCATCAGCCGCCTCTCCAGCTACATCTCGTCGGCGTCGGAGAGCGGCACCACTAGCACGGACGACGACGATGATCCTCCCGCCACGGACGCGTACACGGAGGAGATGGACCGCCGCGCCGGTGACCGCAAGGGCAAGGGCCCGAAATTGTGATCTCCGCCTCTCCTCATCGTCTAGCTAGCTATATGAATATTTTGTATCTAGTAGAATCAGGCGAACTATGTCTTTTGTGTCCGATGGAGTGTCCGATGAACTATGCCCGAATCTATCTATATTTCTTGTTCAATCTATTGTGATGTTCATCTACATTGTTTATGTTGTTGCATGCATTGTATGAAATTGGGTATTCGGATATGGGGACTGCGGTTGTGGACAGGGGGAAATGGGGACTGCCCGGTCAGTGCCAGCGGGAACGTCCGGACGCGTCCGTGGGTGTATAGGGCCTCATATTAGGCAACTGtgattgtagatgctctaaatGGTCTTTGTCACACATGACCATTATGAAGATAGTCTAACTCTCATCAACATGACTCCTACTTTAACCTATATAGGTATACCAGAGCAGAAGTCAAGCTGATTTCTACTATGGAATTTCTGTGCTCTGAAGCTTATGTATGCAAAACGGTTCTTCCAGGTCACTACAGTCCCTAGGTTAAAGTAAACATATCATCGGCTTATCACCTAAGTGGCACACTGTTTTCACACCTGATTTAACCAAGAATGACAAAAAAAATGACACTAGATTCTCCATGCTGTACAAGGCTTCACAGTTCACTAGATACAGTAGAATTAAACGATAACATGATTAACCAAGCACAGCACAAAAGTAACACCAGAATCTCCGAAACTGTACAACTGTTCAGTAGATGCATCAGAATGAAACAAGTAGACACCAATGATGACGCACGAACAAAAAAAGGGAACATGCCAAGCTAGACTTTGTTGCAAAACACATCACAATAACGCATTTGGGAGGAGAACTAAGGGCTCAATTCCAGTCTCACAAACCAAATGAACGCAGTAAGTCCGTCCATCCCACAAATTATCTAAACAGACCACGAGATCTCGGCACAAGCGGGGCAAAACCAAATGCAATAATGGGCGACTGCTTTGCTAGCGCACTAAATCAGGCAAAACCCGAATCCAGAAATTCACATGGTTAAATCGTGCGGAGGCCGCAGGAGTGTACTGAGAGTCTGAGATCCGAGCGACGGAGCTACGTACGGAGCTCggagacgaagaggaggagcatgATGAAGGAGGAGGCGAGCGTGATGGCGCCGCCGGAGAGGGTGCGGCTGTAGAAGTCCTCGTTCACCTTGGGGTACGCGTCCAGGCTCCGGAGCTTGGACAGGAGCCCGTCCATGGCCGGAGGATCTGGGCGGCGCTGCCCCCGACGACGCCGCGGGGAGGATTTTCGGTCTTGGTTGAGGGACCGGGGGCTGGGGACGGACGACCGAGGCTGTTTCAATTTATTTTTTCCGAGGAGCCTTGCCCGGGGTGTTGTCTGATCGGAACGGGAAATGGAGCACGGGGGACGAGCCGCCGGGCAGGTGCTGGCTGGCTGGATTTCTCCTGCTTTGCACTTTCGCCCTTCTTCTATTTTTTTAGTGGGTTTCAATAAAAGTTAGGCGTGGTGCGGTTTATACTCCCTCCGGTGTATTTGTTTTTCGCCAATGTTTTTCACTAAAATATCATAATGTAGAGAAGTGAGCATAACTTAAATGCCTAAGTTTCTTATGGTGGATCTTGTCCGTCCGGGTTAAGTTCTAGATTTGACATGGATGGTTGCATTTTTCTAGATATATTTTAGCGTATTTTGCGTTGCTCTTTCGGCGGTATGGTGTGTCCGTCAACTACAAGGAGTCAGTGGCGATTTCGTCAATCTTAAAATATGTTGGCTCAATCTGTCGAAGATGCGCACAGGGGTATAATATGTGTGCATGCATCCATAGGGGTAATTGTACGTGCGTGTATGATATGTCTGAAACGTATCTATACATTTTTATGCTATTATAATATTACTTTTCtagcattttatattattttactggactaacttattaatctaATGTCAATTGCTATTTTTTTGATGTTTTTGACTTTACAGAAAATTAATATCTATGTGGGTAAAAAAACTGTGAATTCAATACGATTCTTTTCAGGGCACAAAGGTTCCAGAAAGCATCGGAGGCAgacgagagaagccactagggccctgttggggatataaccccatggTATGACCCGCCCGTTCAGGGGCGGGTCATTCCTTGGCGACTTGACAAAGGCATGGTTGATGATGGGCTGAGATGACCACGAAGTTTAAATCCCAAGAGATGAGTCGCCAGGTGGGCCGACTCATGGCCCAGAAGCACAAGCCGCTAGTGTCAGCCATAACGCCAAAGGAAATTTCTTAGGAAACAAGACAAGTGGGAAACATACTAGGCCACAGATCGTAGTGCGACCTGGACTATTGTACGCCCAAGGCAtccacctgtatataaaggggagcCCCTGAGGCAGAAAGACTAAGCTACAATCTCTCGAGTACTAGGTTAGCCAAGTCGCACCCTTGTAACTGAGATCACAACCATCAAtagcaatcaagcaggagtaggctcttacctccatcgtgaggggccggacctgggtaaacccttgtctctcgattccgatcaaccccgttcaagctTCCAGTTAGTGGCGATGGccttacgactaagtcctttcacgaggacatttgtcgcgacaaaaccacgatagttggcgcccactgtggggctatcgctCAGTGGTGTTGAGTTTTTGAAGGGAGCTCTCCCAAGGATCAAGGGATACGCGATCGACCGTATGACCAAGAGTCGCCGTGGCAAGATCTACATTGACGACTCGGGCTAGGGCCCCAAGGCCtactcgatcgagtacgggtatcgggttcCCTTCGACAagatccatgtcttcattggcaagatcagcgAATCAGGacccgagccggacatctgcaccgacattgtTCAGTCGGCTCGATGCACGCAACCTGCCCGGGCTCAAGCCGGTCGGAACCACGTTTTCGTTGGCTTCGCCCAGGGGGCCGATCTCGCGGACAACTCAGCATCTGGTGGTGACACCCTGATCTACTGCGATGCCGAATCATCATTTGGGGAGACAGAGTCAATCCACCCCTTGTACGACGGCAGGCTTGGGGTCTGCTTCGTTGATGAGTCAATCCACCACAAAGGATCCTAACCTGGATGACGATCATGCTagcaagggaaagaagaatggtggCGGCAAAGGTCAGTAGTAGCGTAATTCAAGGTACAACGGCAACCATGGTGGTCAGAGCAACGGCGGCAAGCGCAAAAACACAAAGTGTGGCTCAgactttgttgctaacaccaacACTGGTTTCAAGGGCCAGAGGCGGAATAATCATGGCAAGCCGTTCAATGCCAATAAAGCCTGCAATTTTGAAGAAGCCCTCAAAGGGCCTTGCCCCAAGCATAGTAATCCTGAGAAGTGGGCGAGCCACTCTTGGGAGAATTCTATATCACGCAGCAGTTTAAAAATCAAGCTTATCAGAATCACCAAGGTGGTGGTGGCGGAAACCCAGGACAACTAGGAGCTggtggctcagggcccggtttccTTGGGGCTGGCTCATCTGGTGGATATAACAATCATGGCAGGTCTGGATCTAGATATCAAGGGTTTGGCAAGCACGTGGGTGGAAATCAACATTCAGACCAAGGTGCTCAACATCAGGGTAATCAGACAGGTTTTCAAAGCAATcctaagcagttaaatagtgggcagttgatacgtctcccacgtatctataatttataaagtattcatgttgttatattatcattcttggatgttttacaatcattttatagcaactttatatcattttttgggactaacctattgacatagcgcccagtgccagttgttgttttttgcttgttttttacatcgtagaaaatcaataccaaacggagtccaaacgcagcaaaactttttggagaatttttttgtaccagaagacatccagtgggacaAAGAAGTGCCAGAGGGAGCCCCGAGGTGGGCAaaatccacctgggcgcgccaggcgtgcccaggtgggttgtgcccacctcggtggcctcatgcaccgcctcttcgccctataaattgccaaatattccaaaaccccttggggtaccctagatcagaagtgtcgccgctgcaagcctctgtagccacgaagaACCAATCTaggccccgttccggcaccctgccggagggagaaatcatcaccggtggccatcttcaacatcccggtggccaccatgatgaggagggagtattccactctcgaggttgagggtttgtactagtagctatgtgtttaatatctctctctctctcgtgttcttgatttggcacgatcttgatgtaccgcgggctttgttaatatagttggatcatatggtgttttctgctctctatcttcttgtgatgaattgagttttccctttgagattttgttttatcggattgaatacttttacggatttgagagcacttgatatatgtcttgcatatgaatacccgtggtgataatggggtattatattgattcacttcatatatgtttttgaaggaaatatgccctagaggcaaagttgttatttatatttccttatatcatgataaatgtttattattcatgctagaattgtattaactggaaacttagtacatgtatgaatacatagacaatacacagtgtccctagtatgcctctacttgactagctcgttaatcaaagatggttatgtttcctaaccatagacatgtgttgtcatttgataacagggtcacatcattagagaatgatgtgatggacaagacccatccgttagcttagcattatgatcgttacagttttattgctactgctttcttcatgacttatacatgttcctctgactatgagactatgcaactcccgaataccagaggaacaccttgtgtgctatcaaacgtcacaacataactaggtgattataaagatgctctacaggtgtctctgaaggtgttcgttgggttggcatagatcgagattaggatttgtcacttcatgtatcggagaggtatctctgggccctctcggtaatgctcatcactataagccttgcaagcaatgtgactagtgagttagttacggtatgaagcattacgaaatgagtaaagagacttgccggtaacgagattgaactaggtatgatgatatcaacgattgaatctcgggcaagtaacataccgatgacaaagggaacaacgtatgttgttgtgcggtttgaccgataaagatcttcgtagaatatgtaggagccaatatgagcatccaggttccgctattggttattgatcggagttgtgtctcgatcatgtctacatagttcttgaacccatagggtccgcacgcttaacgttcgatgacgatttgtattaaagagttatgtgtttttgatgaccgaagtttgtttggagtcctggatgagatcacggacatgacgaggagtctcgaaatggtcgagacataaagattgatatattggacgaaggtattcagaTACCGGAAATGGTTGGGACGTTTGGGATATTTATCAGGGAACCGGGAGGTTACTGCCCCTCCCCCGGGGGGAATTAGTGGCcttcatgggccttggtggaaaggagaggagggccccaagggtggccgcccccccatggcaagtccgaattggactagggagggggcggcgcccccctctttccttctccatctcctcctccttccctctttccccctcttggaaaaaggaaggggagtccaactaggattgggaatcctagttggactccccctatggcgcgcccctcctggctgtcggcctcctcctctccctcctttatatacgtggccaagggggcaccccaaagaataacaggcaatctcttagccgtgtgcggtgtcNNNNNNNNNNNNNNNNNNNNNNNNNNNNNNNNNNNNNNNNNNNNNNNNNNNNNNNNNNNNNNNNNNNNNNNNNNNNNNNNNNNNNNNNNNNNNNNNNNNNNNNNNNNNNNNNNNNNNNNNNNNNNNNNNNNNNNNNNNNNNNNNNNNNNNNNNNNNNNNNNNNNNNNNNNNNNNNNNNNNNNNNNNNNNNNNNNNNNNNNNNNNNNNNNNNNNNNNNNNNNNNNNNNNNNNNNNNNNNNNNNNNNNNNNNNNNNNNNNNNNNNNNNNNNNNNNNNNNNNNNNNNNNNNNNNNNNNNNNNNNNNNNNNNNNNNNNNNNNNNNNNNNNNNNNNNNNNNNNNNNNNNNNNNNNNNttaacacctcggtcatatcgtcgtagtgcttaggagaagccctgcgccggtaacatcatcatcaccgtcgccatgccttcgtgctgacggaactctccctcgtcctcaactggatcaagagcacgagggacgtcattgagctgaacgtttgctgaacacggaggtgccgtatgtttgctACTTGGaccggttggattgtgaagacattcgactacatcaaccacgttactaaacgcttccactttcggtctacgagggtacatggacacactctcctgtctcattgctatgcatctcctagatagatcttgcgtgatagtaggatttttttttgaattactacgttccccaacagtggcatctgagccaggtctatgcgtagatgatatatgcacgagtagaacacaaagagttgtgtgcaatgatagtcatactgcttaccaccaatgtcttactttgatttggctgtattgt is a window encoding:
- the LOC123045638 gene encoding endoplasmic reticulum-Golgi intermediate compartment protein 3; this translates as MDGLLSKLRSLDAYPKVNEDFYSRTLSGGAITLASSFIMLLLFVSELRLYLHAVTETTLRVDTSRGEKLRINFDITFPALQCSIISVDVMDISGQEHLDVKHDVFKQRIDAHGNVIATKQDAVGGMKVEKPLQHHGGRLEHNETYCGSCYGAQESPEQCCNSCEDVREAYRKKGWGVSNPDSIDQCKSEGFLQTIKDEEGEGCNIYGILEINKVAGNFHFAPGKSFQQSNVHVHDLLPFQKDSFNLSHKINKLSFGEPFPGVINPLDGAQWIQHSSYGMAQYFVKVVPTVYTHLNEQIILSNQFSVTEHSRSGDSGRVQALPGVFFFYDLSPIKVTFTERHVSFLHFLTNVCAIVGGVFTVSGIIDSFVYHGQRAITKKRELGKFT